The window CCTGCAGTAATCACATCATCCAGAATCCAGACTTTGCCTTGCAGGGGCGCGCCGACCAATACGCCGCCTTCGCCATGATCCTTGGCTTCTTTGCGGTTAAACGCAAACGGAATATCGCGCTGCAAGCGGGAATAGGCAATCGAGGTGGTACTGACCAAGGGGATGCCTTTATAAGCCGGCCCGTACAATACATCGACCTCGACACCGGCGCTAATCAGCGCCTGCGCATAAAACTGCCCTAATTTATCCAGCTGAGCGCCGCTGTTGAATAGGCCGGTATTAAAGAAATAAGGACTGATTCGTCCGGACTTTAAATGAAATTCGCCAAACTTTAATACGCCGCAATCCAAAGCGTACTGAATAAACTGTTTTTGGTAATCGAGCATTTTGGAGTGTTACAAATCTAAAATGAAAGCAATTATACCCGCGCGTG of the Methylomonas sp. MK1 genome contains:
- the pyrE gene encoding orotate phosphoribosyltransferase, whose translation is MLDYQKQFIQYALDCGVLKFGEFHLKSGRISPYFFNTGLFNSGAQLDKLGQFYAQALISAGVEVDVLYGPAYKGIPLVSTTSIAYSRLQRDIPFAFNRKEAKDHGEGGVLVGAPLQGKVWILDDVITAGTSVRESVEIINAAGATVAGVVIALDRQEKGQNELSAVQEVSAQFGIPVLAIICLADIIEFISQQNGSADKLAIIQAYRQQYGI